In a genomic window of Pararge aegeria chromosome 7, ilParAegt1.1, whole genome shotgun sequence:
- the LOC120625434 gene encoding uncharacterized protein LOC120625434 isoform X1 — protein MEGQIPHSLKVEWMNTALKYLENDSQFIFEYPAMPVNFLEYIQNSIWLCKNIDLDLKSSFKDALRIFSVKYEFKITVAKGHLVVEKMPKKHLENQDELQQQNGQQADEDSFSTDCEDDETDQTLPGSPTLHQTHSQKGRNKIRPRIRRSKTEKFFIDTQKIIESISPVLLKKSMKNILDFLLDKEEASIIFSNLAPVEARFLENFLGIYKKRQSLEETLPPACNVILNKMCEFFKEFDKQCKLEVYAAKFNANTTKREVKFMKVPRYTRNNAKQPQTNHDVVHVIEHIQKTNRNTPNPNFGETIKNNSLIVTISNGNTDCFDHRKNREVISSNAEVKDQRFIANKTDTTGSTEIKLPMKSVVKEVISSNAETKDQRFIANKTDTKGSTEIKLLMKAVIKDNRTIVNNIDKVKLAANDEAKDMNHADSKDSIENKKKATDNKEVIVSKKAETEDNRSIENEEVVADKLRVSDGELIKEKIDEISKKTVLPVNKSSGQVEKPIINNNKTTEGSPVIADGSRKEKLLRAMSTPMQSDKGSRMMRLMGWEGGALGLRGEGITEPIIPALNIVAGKGLGHVTEIPKPKPAKPVKPAKTDNRVEFLKTVLELIRRKTPSSVSYSVALTKRENKCFNNIIHNLNTRTPVVLTAAEHVIVAKIENIMETEENLSLDMVLSRNSKELTINKSTDRILETKADKKKKLKLLNETKESKDQMSLDSLKIYFCTSVLDFMKSDHNSKEICFFGNLSKKFFNFTKSVCICINQRTAVPFANVAKLCMEILEHTKDCYLDAQFDLNNKRSVLLRKLYFEKPCINKEVLKCAINKYTNSKIPDEDTINNKITEHAEEERVLQNVEVDNSACIAISSRNNNLDGQQNSKGITSQQTSPSYEIKKNTSETADKVFMFKGNSKPNNNFVNNSKEVNEGSIQLIEDVVRLAQNQNKLKRNNFTFEINNFKTIEKDLMQWTINSLTNLTQNGYFEVVKKKLHNKELHTNDREDSDLHTNDISHDITDNSRKWYRLSETFLKQDDDRNISLNKSDDNTNNKTRSVNDVESEQCFNEIKVKLANIKLSTDKAEDDIKTETDSRKNGERESQKFDNKVEKHSELDKSQETLEIKSLTDQIQVNNNQLNYTKEVLRNSSKDGRGEFKESQKTVESISTLDTLDYDKDMNINDIKYLSVSSNVIKENSKHCHDIVIIETNIIETAEVHKKIQNIIENMNYDKGFLPHFNYHGVVERGIVYSCHNKDTFHWLKGVLREYNIKDYKSFTNVHKMKINITSFNSDPMKFLELLEVYNKGLSCLNWKITSQNYMLFLLVIVVEIDDLSFKYIRDNNFSLSVGYGFAKFSIGL, from the exons atggaAGGACAAATCCCTCATTCGCTAAAAGTAGAATGGATGAACACCGCATTGAAATATTTAGAAAACGACAGCCAATTTATTTTTGAGTACCCGGCGATGCCTGTTAATTTCTTAGAGTACATACAAAACTCAATTTGGCTCTGTAAAAACATTGATTTAGATTTAAAATCATCGTTTAAAGATGCATTGAGGATTTTTAGCgtgaaatatgaatttaaaattacagttgcAAAAGG ACATTTAGTAGTAGAAAAAATGCCAAAGAAACATCTAGAGAATCAAGATGAACTCCAACAACAGAATGGACAACAAGCTGA tgaagATAGTTTTAGTACTGACTGTGAAGACGATGAAACTGATCAAACCCTACCTGGGTCGCCAACTCTTCACCAAACACACAGTCAAAAAGGCAGAAACAAAATTAGACCTAGAATACGCAGAAGCAAAACTGAGAAATTCTTCATAGACACACAGAAGATCATTGAGTCTATATCCCCTGTGTTACTAAAGAAATCTATGAAGAATATTCTAGACTTTCTATTAGATAAAGAGGAAGCcagtataatattttcaaatttagcACCAGTTGAAGCAAGATTTTTGGAAAATTTTCTAG GTATTTACAAGAAACGCCAATCCCTCGAAGAAACCTTACCACCTGCATGCAACGTTATTCTGAATAAAATGTGCGAATTCTTCAAAGAGTTCGATAAACAATGCAAGTTGGAAGTCTACGCTGCTAAATTTAATGCTAACACCACGAAGAG aGAGGTCAAGTTTATGAAAGTACCGAGGTACACAAGAAATAACGCAAAGCAACc gcAAACAAATCATGATGTAGTTCATGTAATAGAACATATACAAAAAACCAACAGGAACACCCCAAACCCAAATTTTGgtgaaactataaaaaataacagtttaatagTCACAATATCAAATGGGAATACAGATTGTTTTGACCACAGAAAAAATAGAGAAGTAATATCGTCTAACGCTGAAGTCAAGGACCAGCGATTCATAGCCAATAAAACAGATACCACAGGTAGCACAGAAATAAAATTGCCCATGAAATCTGTAGTCAAAGAAGTTATATCGTCTAACGCTGAAACCAAGGACCAGCGATTCATAGCCAATAAAACAGATACCAAAGGTAGCACAGAAATAAAATTGCTTATGAAAGCTGTAATCAAGGACAATCGAACAATAGTCAACAACATTGATAAAGTTAAATTGGCGGCGAACGATGAAGCTAAAGACATGAACCACGCAGATTCCAAAGAtagtatagaaaataaaaaaaaggccaCAGATAATAAAGAAGTCATAGTGTCTAAGAAAGCTGAGACAGAAGACAATCGATCCATTGAAAATGAGGAAGTTGTTGCTGATAAACTCAGAGTTTCAGATGGAGAACTTATAAAGGAAAAAATAGATGAAATATCaaaaaa aacagTACTGCCAGTGAATAAATCCAGTGGGCAGGTTGAAAAACcgataataaacaataataaaactacGGAGGGCTCACCTGTCATCGCAGATGGTTCTAGAAAAGAGAAGTTGTTGCGAGCCATGTCCACTCCCATGCAGAGTGATAAAGGGTCAAG aATGATGCGTCTGATGGGATGGGAGGGCGGAGCCCTAGGTCTGCGTGGCGAAGGCATCACGGAACCCATCATACCTGCGCTTAATATC GTGGCCGGTAAAGGCTTGGGTCACGTGACAGAAATACCCAAACCAAAACCAGCCAAGCCGGTCAAACCAGCGAAAACGGACAATCGTGTTGAATTCCTCAAGACTGTACTGGAACTAATAAGAAGAAAAACACCCAGCAGTGTCAGTTATTCAGTAGCTCTGACCAAAAGGgagaataaatgttttaataatatcataCATAATCTGAATACGAGGACTCCCGTCGTCTTAACGGCTGCAGAACATGTTATTGTGGCTAAaatagagaacattatggaaactgAGGAGAATCTGTCCTTGGATATGGTACTCTCGCGTAATTCTAA AGAACTAACGATAAATAAATCAACAGATCGCATTCTGGAAACGAAAGCGGACAAAAAAAAGAAGCTTAAGCTTTTAAACGAGACGAAAGAGTCAAAGGATCAAATGTCACTGGAcagtttgaaaatatatttctgcACTTCAGTGCTAGATTTTATGAAGAGTGATCACAACTCGAAGGAAATATGTTTCTTTGGCAATTTGTCTAAGAAATTCTTCAATTTCACAAAAAGTGTATGCATCTGCATCAACCAAAGAACTGCGGTGCCTTTTGCAAATGTGGCAAAATTGTGTATGGAAATCTTGGAGCACACTAAAGACTGCTATTTGGACGCCCAATtcgatttaaataacaaaag ATCGGTCCTCTTACGCAAGCTATACTTCGAAAAACCGTGTATTAATAAAGAAGTACTGAAATGTgccataaacaaatatactaacaGTAAAATACCTGATGAAGAtactataaacaataaaataactgaACACGCAGAGGAAGAAAGAGTTTTACAAAATGTGGAAGTTGATAACTCTGCATGTATCGCAATATCAAGTAGAAACAATAACTTGGATGGTCAACAAAATTCTAAGGGAATTACAAGTCAACAAACAAGCCCAAGctatgaaataaagaaaaatactaGTGAAACTGCtgataaagtatttatgtttaaggGTAACAGTAAACCAAACAATAATTTCGTCAATAACTCTAAAGAAGTCAACGAAGGAAGTATACAACTGATAGAAGATGTAGTAAGACTTGCACAAAACCAAAATAAGTTGAAgagaaataattttactttcgaaataaataattttaaaacaattgaaaaaGATTTGATGCAATGGACTATAAATTCACTAACTAACTTAACGCAGAATGGATACTTTGAAGTAGTCAAAAAGAAATTGCATAATAAAGAATTACATACAAACGACCGAGAAGATAGTGATTTACATACGAATGATATTTCGCATGACATTACTGATAATTCTAGGAAATGGTATAGGCTTAGTGAAACATTTTTGAAGCAAGACGATGATCGaaacatttcattaaataaaagtgatgataatactaataataaaacgcGTAGCGTGAATGATGTAGAATCAGAACAATGTTTTAACGAAATTAAAGTGAAACTggcaaatattaaattaagtacaGATAAAGCAGAAGATGATATTAAAACGGAAACAGATTCtaggaaaaatggtgagagggAATCGCAAAAATTTGACAATAAAGTTGAAAAACATTCCGAATTAGATAAATCTCAAGAAACTCTTGAAATTAAATCCTTAACAGATCAAatacaagtaaataataatcagtTAAATTAcactaaagaagttttaagaaATAGTAGTAAAGATGGGAGAGGTGAATTTAAAGAATCACAAAAAACAGTTGAAAGTATTTCTACTTTAGATACTTTAGATTATGATAAAGATATGAATATAAatgacattaaatatttaagtgtttcgagtaatgtaattaaagaaaatagtaAACACTGTCATGACATTGTTATCATtgaaactaatattatagaaacaGCAGAAGTACACAAAAAGATTCAAAATATAATCGAAAATATGAATTACGATAAAGGGTTTCTACCGCATTTTAATTACCATGGGGTTGTGGAAAGAGGTATAGTTTATAGTTGCCACAATAAAGACACTTTTCATTGGTTGAAAGGTGTTTTacgtgaatataatataaaagattacaAAAGTTTCACAAACGTccataaaatgaagataaataTAACAAGTTTTAATAGCGATCCGATGAAATTTCTCGAGTTATTGGAGGTTTATAATAAAGGTCTGAGTTGTCTGAATTGGAAGATAACATCCCAAAATTATATGCTTTTTTTGTTGGTAATAGTTGTGGAAATAGATGacctttcttttaaatatattcgtgataataatttttctttatccGTCGGTTACGGTTTTGCAAAATTTAGTATAGGATTATAG
- the LOC120625434 gene encoding uncharacterized protein LOC120625434 isoform X2 — MEGQIPHSLKVEWMNTALKYLENDSQFIFEYPAMPVNFLEYIQNSIWLCKNIDLDLKSSFKDALRIFSVKYEFKITVAKGHLVVEKMPKKHLENQDELQQQNGQQADEDSFSTDCEDDETDQTLPGSPTLHQTHSQKGRNKIRPRIRRSKTEKFFIDTQKIIESISPVLLKKSMKNILDFLLDKEEASIIFSNLAPVEARFLENFLGIYKKRQSLEETLPPACNVILNKMCEFFKEFDKQCKLEVYAAKFNANTTKREVKFMKVPRYTRNNAKQPQTNHDVVHVIEHIQKTNRNTPNPNFGETIKNNSLIVTISNGNTDCFDHRKNREVISSNAEVKDQRFIANKTDTTGSTEIKLPMKSVVKDNRTIVNNIDKVKLAANDEAKDMNHADSKDSIENKKKATDNKEVIVSKKAETEDNRSIENEEVVADKLRVSDGELIKEKIDEISKKTVLPVNKSSGQVEKPIINNNKTTEGSPVIADGSRKEKLLRAMSTPMQSDKGSRMMRLMGWEGGALGLRGEGITEPIIPALNIVAGKGLGHVTEIPKPKPAKPVKPAKTDNRVEFLKTVLELIRRKTPSSVSYSVALTKRENKCFNNIIHNLNTRTPVVLTAAEHVIVAKIENIMETEENLSLDMVLSRNSKELTINKSTDRILETKADKKKKLKLLNETKESKDQMSLDSLKIYFCTSVLDFMKSDHNSKEICFFGNLSKKFFNFTKSVCICINQRTAVPFANVAKLCMEILEHTKDCYLDAQFDLNNKRSVLLRKLYFEKPCINKEVLKCAINKYTNSKIPDEDTINNKITEHAEEERVLQNVEVDNSACIAISSRNNNLDGQQNSKGITSQQTSPSYEIKKNTSETADKVFMFKGNSKPNNNFVNNSKEVNEGSIQLIEDVVRLAQNQNKLKRNNFTFEINNFKTIEKDLMQWTINSLTNLTQNGYFEVVKKKLHNKELHTNDREDSDLHTNDISHDITDNSRKWYRLSETFLKQDDDRNISLNKSDDNTNNKTRSVNDVESEQCFNEIKVKLANIKLSTDKAEDDIKTETDSRKNGERESQKFDNKVEKHSELDKSQETLEIKSLTDQIQVNNNQLNYTKEVLRNSSKDGRGEFKESQKTVESISTLDTLDYDKDMNINDIKYLSVSSNVIKENSKHCHDIVIIETNIIETAEVHKKIQNIIENMNYDKGFLPHFNYHGVVERGIVYSCHNKDTFHWLKGVLREYNIKDYKSFTNVHKMKINITSFNSDPMKFLELLEVYNKGLSCLNWKITSQNYMLFLLVIVVEIDDLSFKYIRDNNFSLSVGYGFAKFSIGL, encoded by the exons atggaAGGACAAATCCCTCATTCGCTAAAAGTAGAATGGATGAACACCGCATTGAAATATTTAGAAAACGACAGCCAATTTATTTTTGAGTACCCGGCGATGCCTGTTAATTTCTTAGAGTACATACAAAACTCAATTTGGCTCTGTAAAAACATTGATTTAGATTTAAAATCATCGTTTAAAGATGCATTGAGGATTTTTAGCgtgaaatatgaatttaaaattacagttgcAAAAGG ACATTTAGTAGTAGAAAAAATGCCAAAGAAACATCTAGAGAATCAAGATGAACTCCAACAACAGAATGGACAACAAGCTGA tgaagATAGTTTTAGTACTGACTGTGAAGACGATGAAACTGATCAAACCCTACCTGGGTCGCCAACTCTTCACCAAACACACAGTCAAAAAGGCAGAAACAAAATTAGACCTAGAATACGCAGAAGCAAAACTGAGAAATTCTTCATAGACACACAGAAGATCATTGAGTCTATATCCCCTGTGTTACTAAAGAAATCTATGAAGAATATTCTAGACTTTCTATTAGATAAAGAGGAAGCcagtataatattttcaaatttagcACCAGTTGAAGCAAGATTTTTGGAAAATTTTCTAG GTATTTACAAGAAACGCCAATCCCTCGAAGAAACCTTACCACCTGCATGCAACGTTATTCTGAATAAAATGTGCGAATTCTTCAAAGAGTTCGATAAACAATGCAAGTTGGAAGTCTACGCTGCTAAATTTAATGCTAACACCACGAAGAG aGAGGTCAAGTTTATGAAAGTACCGAGGTACACAAGAAATAACGCAAAGCAACc gcAAACAAATCATGATGTAGTTCATGTAATAGAACATATACAAAAAACCAACAGGAACACCCCAAACCCAAATTTTGgtgaaactataaaaaataacagtttaatagTCACAATATCAAATGGGAATACAGATTGTTTTGACCACAGAAAAAATAGAGAAGTAATATCGTCTAACGCTGAAGTCAAGGACCAGCGATTCATAGCCAATAAAACAGATACCACAGGTAGCACAGAAATAAAATTGCCCATGAAATCTGTAG TCAAGGACAATCGAACAATAGTCAACAACATTGATAAAGTTAAATTGGCGGCGAACGATGAAGCTAAAGACATGAACCACGCAGATTCCAAAGAtagtatagaaaataaaaaaaaggccaCAGATAATAAAGAAGTCATAGTGTCTAAGAAAGCTGAGACAGAAGACAATCGATCCATTGAAAATGAGGAAGTTGTTGCTGATAAACTCAGAGTTTCAGATGGAGAACTTATAAAGGAAAAAATAGATGAAATATCaaaaaa aacagTACTGCCAGTGAATAAATCCAGTGGGCAGGTTGAAAAACcgataataaacaataataaaactacGGAGGGCTCACCTGTCATCGCAGATGGTTCTAGAAAAGAGAAGTTGTTGCGAGCCATGTCCACTCCCATGCAGAGTGATAAAGGGTCAAG aATGATGCGTCTGATGGGATGGGAGGGCGGAGCCCTAGGTCTGCGTGGCGAAGGCATCACGGAACCCATCATACCTGCGCTTAATATC GTGGCCGGTAAAGGCTTGGGTCACGTGACAGAAATACCCAAACCAAAACCAGCCAAGCCGGTCAAACCAGCGAAAACGGACAATCGTGTTGAATTCCTCAAGACTGTACTGGAACTAATAAGAAGAAAAACACCCAGCAGTGTCAGTTATTCAGTAGCTCTGACCAAAAGGgagaataaatgttttaataatatcataCATAATCTGAATACGAGGACTCCCGTCGTCTTAACGGCTGCAGAACATGTTATTGTGGCTAAaatagagaacattatggaaactgAGGAGAATCTGTCCTTGGATATGGTACTCTCGCGTAATTCTAA AGAACTAACGATAAATAAATCAACAGATCGCATTCTGGAAACGAAAGCGGACAAAAAAAAGAAGCTTAAGCTTTTAAACGAGACGAAAGAGTCAAAGGATCAAATGTCACTGGAcagtttgaaaatatatttctgcACTTCAGTGCTAGATTTTATGAAGAGTGATCACAACTCGAAGGAAATATGTTTCTTTGGCAATTTGTCTAAGAAATTCTTCAATTTCACAAAAAGTGTATGCATCTGCATCAACCAAAGAACTGCGGTGCCTTTTGCAAATGTGGCAAAATTGTGTATGGAAATCTTGGAGCACACTAAAGACTGCTATTTGGACGCCCAATtcgatttaaataacaaaag ATCGGTCCTCTTACGCAAGCTATACTTCGAAAAACCGTGTATTAATAAAGAAGTACTGAAATGTgccataaacaaatatactaacaGTAAAATACCTGATGAAGAtactataaacaataaaataactgaACACGCAGAGGAAGAAAGAGTTTTACAAAATGTGGAAGTTGATAACTCTGCATGTATCGCAATATCAAGTAGAAACAATAACTTGGATGGTCAACAAAATTCTAAGGGAATTACAAGTCAACAAACAAGCCCAAGctatgaaataaagaaaaatactaGTGAAACTGCtgataaagtatttatgtttaaggGTAACAGTAAACCAAACAATAATTTCGTCAATAACTCTAAAGAAGTCAACGAAGGAAGTATACAACTGATAGAAGATGTAGTAAGACTTGCACAAAACCAAAATAAGTTGAAgagaaataattttactttcgaaataaataattttaaaacaattgaaaaaGATTTGATGCAATGGACTATAAATTCACTAACTAACTTAACGCAGAATGGATACTTTGAAGTAGTCAAAAAGAAATTGCATAATAAAGAATTACATACAAACGACCGAGAAGATAGTGATTTACATACGAATGATATTTCGCATGACATTACTGATAATTCTAGGAAATGGTATAGGCTTAGTGAAACATTTTTGAAGCAAGACGATGATCGaaacatttcattaaataaaagtgatgataatactaataataaaacgcGTAGCGTGAATGATGTAGAATCAGAACAATGTTTTAACGAAATTAAAGTGAAACTggcaaatattaaattaagtacaGATAAAGCAGAAGATGATATTAAAACGGAAACAGATTCtaggaaaaatggtgagagggAATCGCAAAAATTTGACAATAAAGTTGAAAAACATTCCGAATTAGATAAATCTCAAGAAACTCTTGAAATTAAATCCTTAACAGATCAAatacaagtaaataataatcagtTAAATTAcactaaagaagttttaagaaATAGTAGTAAAGATGGGAGAGGTGAATTTAAAGAATCACAAAAAACAGTTGAAAGTATTTCTACTTTAGATACTTTAGATTATGATAAAGATATGAATATAAatgacattaaatatttaagtgtttcgagtaatgtaattaaagaaaatagtaAACACTGTCATGACATTGTTATCATtgaaactaatattatagaaacaGCAGAAGTACACAAAAAGATTCAAAATATAATCGAAAATATGAATTACGATAAAGGGTTTCTACCGCATTTTAATTACCATGGGGTTGTGGAAAGAGGTATAGTTTATAGTTGCCACAATAAAGACACTTTTCATTGGTTGAAAGGTGTTTTacgtgaatataatataaaagattacaAAAGTTTCACAAACGTccataaaatgaagataaataTAACAAGTTTTAATAGCGATCCGATGAAATTTCTCGAGTTATTGGAGGTTTATAATAAAGGTCTGAGTTGTCTGAATTGGAAGATAACATCCCAAAATTATATGCTTTTTTTGTTGGTAATAGTTGTGGAAATAGATGacctttcttttaaatatattcgtgataataatttttctttatccGTCGGTTACGGTTTTGCAAAATTTAGTATAGGATTATAG
- the LOC120625435 gene encoding cytochrome P450 6B5-like codes for MFTLVLVVLLVIAIYFYGTRNFDYWKKRGVKYEEPLFFFGGNIKSYIDNVSFSERFAALHRAYPNEKFVGLFEGSRPSILIRDPELIKHVLMTDFRHFHRRGISLNKLVTDPLMKNLFTVDGDIWKLMRQKLTSAFSTSKLKAMFPLIVETTEKLTQIANEYAESNDEVDVRELMARYTTDFVGACGFGIDSQALNETDSDFRRLGKRIFSPTIRDHFVNLMKSMFPETFRNVRFFAPEIEEKTFSIVRQIMAQRNYKPCGRNDFIDLMLELKQKKKIVGESIEKRNVDGTPELVEFDLDDQLLAAQVFIFFAAGFETSSSASSFLLHMLAFHPEAQERCRKEVDEVLNNYDGKLCYDAVKDMKYLEMAFKEGLRLLPSPGYLLRLTCDKYHIPGTDVTIDEGTSVVISVEALCSDERYFEDPETFNPERFHPDNIRNIEKCVYMPFGDGPRACIDDDVWKLLRQNLTSAFSSAKLKAMFPLIVERADKLTQIAKESAEFQDEIDVRELMARYTTDFIGACGFGIDSQALNEENSDFRKLGKRIFKRNLRDVFVALLMAMFPETFKNLHLFAPEIEEKTFSIVGQIMAQRDYKPSGRNDFIDLLLELRQKGKIVGESIVKRKPDGSPETVELELNDKVLAAQAFIFFAAGFETSSAASSFLLHMLAYHPEIQEKCRNEVDAVLKSYDGKLCYDAVKDMKYLEMAFKESMRCLLSPGFLLRVTCTKYPIPGTDVVLEEGMRVVISLDGLCSDQQYFKEPEEFRPERFHPDNIGKIKKFTYMPFGEGPRACIGERMGVMQSLAGVATILRSFTVAPSRSSLRKPRIDPKSMIVQTILGGLPLALRQR; via the exons ATGTTCACATTAGTACTGGTTGTATTGTTAGTTATAGCAATTTACTTTTACGGAACACGAAACTTTGATTATTGGAAGAAAAGGGGAGTGAAATACGAAGAACCTTTGTTCTTTTTCGGCGGCAATATCAAAAGTTATATTGATAATGTCAGTTTTTCCGAGCGCTTCGCAGCACTACACCGAGCGTACCCTAATGAAAAATTTGTCGGCCTCTTCGAAGGAAGCCGCCCATCGATCCTTATCAGGGACCCTGAGTTGATAAAACATGTTCTCATGACGGACTTTCGACACTTTCATCGCCGTGGAATAAGTTTGAACAAGTTGGTCACGGATCCTTTAATGAAGAATTTGTTTACCGTGGACGGTGATATTTGGAAATTGATGAGGCAAAAGTTAACATCCGCTTTTTCTACCAGTAAGCTGAAAGCTATGTTCCCACTTATAGTTGAAACAACGGAAAAGTTGACACAGATCGCGAATGAATACGCAGAGTCAAACGACGAAGTTGATGTGCGTGAACTAATGGCGAGGTACACTACAGATTTCGTCGGCGCGTGTGGATTCGGCATCGACTCCCAGGCTTTGAATGAAACTGATTCAGATTTTCGTCGATTAGGTAAGCGTATCTTCAGTCCAACAATTCGAGATCACTTTGTGAATCTCATGAAATCAATGTTCCCGGAAACATTCAGGAATGTGCGTTTCTTCGCCCCCGAAATAGAGGAGAAGACATTTTCGATTGTACGACAAATAATGGCTCAGAGAAACTATAAACCTTGTGGTAGGAACGActtcattgatttaatgttagaGTTAAAGcagaaaaagaaaattgttgGGGAGTCAATAGAAAAACGGAACGTGGATGGTACTCCTGAACTTGTTGAATTTGATCTGGATGACCAGTTGCTTGCAGCGCAAGTCTTCATATTCTTCGCTGCAGGGTTCGAAACTTCTTCGTCTGCCAGCAGTTTTCTTCTTCACATGCTGGCGTTCCACCCGGAAGCGCAGGAACGTTGCCGGAAAGAAGTAGATGAAGTTCTTAACAACTATGATGGGAAGCTTTGTTATGATGCTGTAAAAGATATGAAATACTTGGAAATGGCTTTTAA GGAAGGTTTGCGACTACTGCCATCGCCTGGTTATTTACTAAGATTAACGTGTGACAAATACCACATCCCAGGAACAGATGTAACGATAGACGAAGGGACTTCGGTGGTGATATCCGTGGAGGCTTTATGTTCTGATGAACGGTACTTCGAGGATCCAGAGACTTTCAACCCTGAGAGATTTCACCCTGACAATATCAGGAATATTGAGAAATGTGTTTATATGCCTTTCGGAGATGGCCCCCGGGCGTGCATAG aCGACGATGTTTGGAAACTTTTGAGACAAAATCTAACTTCCGCGTTCTCCAGTGCTAAACTTAAGGCTATGTTTCCACTAATTGTTGAAAGAGCAGATAAATTAACACAGATAGCAAAAGAATCAGCTGAGTTTCAAGACGAAATTGATGTTCGTGAACTAATGGCGAGGTATACTACAGATTTTATTGGCGCATGTGGATTTGGCATCGATTCCCAAGCTTTGAATGAGGAAAACTCTGATTTCCGTAAACTAGGAAAGCGTATATTTAAACGTAATTTACGTGATGTCTTCGTGGCTCTTTTAATGGCTATGTTTCCAGAAACGTTTAAAAATCTTCACTTATTTGCACCTGAGATTGAAGAGAAAACTTTTTCAATCGTTGGGCAGATTATGGCGCAGAGAGACTACAAACCATCTGGGAGGAATGACTTTATTGATTTGTTATTGGAGTTGAGACAGAAAGGTAAAATTGTCGGAGAATCAATCGTGAAGCGGAAGCCTGATGGCAGTCCTGAAACTGTTGAATTGGAGTTGAATGACAAAGTGCTCGCAGCACAAGCATTTATATTCTTCGCTGCTGGCTTCGAGACTTCCTCAGCAGCCAGTAGCTTTCTTCTCCATATGCTCGCATACCATCCGGAGATTCAAGAAAAATGCCGCAATGAAGTAGATGCTGTTCTAAAGAGTTATGATGGAAAACTTTGCTATGACGCAGTCAAAGATATGAAATATTTGGAAATGGCTTTCAA AGAAAGCATGCGCTGCTTGCTGTCTCCAGGTTTCTTATTAAGAGTGACATGTACCAAGTACCCCATCCCAGGGACTGATGTCGTTTTAGAGGAAGGGATGCGGGTGGTAATCTCTTTGGATGGCTTGTGTTCTGATCAACAGTACTTCAAGGAACCGGAAGAGTTCAGACCGGAGAGATTCCATCCGGATAATATTGGGAAAATCAAGAAATTCACGTACATGCCTTTTGGAGAAGGACCTCGAGCGTGTATAG GTGAGCGTATGGGCGTTATGCAGTCGTTGGCGGGAGTGGCAACCATTTTGAGGAGTTTCACAGTGGCGCCGTCTCGTAGTTCGCTGCGAAAACCGCGAATCGATCCAAAATCGATGATCGTTCAAACTATACTTGGTGGATTACCTCTAGCACTTAGGCAAAGATAG